In the Candidatus Nealsonbacteria bacterium genome, one interval contains:
- a CDS encoding lamin tail domain-containing protein, which produces MLKGLIIAITILLPSVVFSQNLIITEVQVRGESSKESFIKIHNPAPTNLNIAGFRLRKKSSTGKEYSIRVFPKDSFIPAKGYFIWANSRNDYHVSIGADTWSTASLSSNNSLALFNNDREIIDSLAWGTGNDQFKKGNPFDQNPEKGEIIKRKINDGEYKNTGSNNEDFFIYPERINNEIIDNVFLEKTASLEKNKPFPFFSALMVAIFSSLVVLSIKKLN; this is translated from the coding sequence ATGTTAAAGGGATTAATAATTGCTATTACGATTTTATTGCCCTCGGTCGTTTTCTCCCAAAATTTAATTATTACTGAAGTTCAGGTCCGAGGAGAATCTTCAAAAGAGTCCTTCATTAAAATACATAACCCTGCTCCAACAAATTTAAATATAGCTGGATTCAGACTAAGAAAAAAATCTTCTACTGGTAAAGAATATTCAATTCGAGTCTTTCCAAAAGATAGCTTTATCCCCGCAAAAGGATATTTTATTTGGGCAAATTCTAGAAATGACTATCATGTATCAATTGGTGCCGACACTTGGAGCACTGCTTCCTTATCCTCCAATAACAGCCTTGCCCTTTTTAATAATGATAGAGAAATAATAGACTCATTAGCGTGGGGAACTGGAAATGATCAATTTAAAAAAGGAAACCCCTTTGATCAAAACCCAGAAAAAGGAGAGATTATAAAAAGAAAGATAAATGATGGTGAATATAAGAATACTGGTAGCAATAATGAAGATTTTTTTATTTACCCAGAAAGAATAAACAATGAAATTATAGATAATGTTTTTTTAGAAAAAACTGCCTCTCTTGAAAAAAATAAGCCCTTCCCTTTCTTTTCTGCTTTAATGGTTGCTATATTCTCTTCATTGGTTGTATTATCTATAAAGAAACTTAACTAA
- the ruvB gene encoding Holliday junction branch migration DNA helicase RuvB: MKNLSSPEEETANDYVFDSTLRPSAWSEYIGQEKIKKNVQVIIGAAKKRKESCCEHILLYGGSGLGKTTLARLIAKEMGSKIKITSGTSIERSGDLVALLTNLPEGGIIFIDELHRLSKNCEETIYPALEDYKLDLILGKGPMARTLELKLPRFTLIGATTRLAFLSSPLRSRFGATFKLDFYNIEEMERIIKRSAKILEIGIDDDSIKIIASRSRFTPRVANRLLKRVRDFTQIENKDKITEELTEKALKMLEVDELGLEPGDKKILEVLVDKFKGGPVGLQALSAACGEEEETILDIYEPYLLQMGLIERTSRGRIATSKTYQHLA; the protein is encoded by the coding sequence ATGAAAAATTTGTCAAGCCCTGAAGAGGAAACTGCTAATGACTATGTTTTCGATTCTACCCTCAGGCCTAGTGCTTGGAGTGAATATATTGGACAAGAAAAGATAAAGAAAAATGTCCAAGTTATTATCGGTGCGGCAAAAAAAAGAAAAGAATCCTGTTGCGAACATATTCTTCTCTACGGCGGATCTGGATTGGGCAAAACCACCTTAGCAAGGCTTATCGCTAAAGAAATGGGCTCTAAAATCAAGATCACTTCGGGAACCTCAATAGAAAGATCTGGCGATTTAGTAGCTCTCTTAACAAATCTTCCGGAAGGAGGAATTATTTTCATAGACGAGCTTCATAGACTAAGCAAAAATTGTGAAGAAACTATCTATCCTGCCCTAGAAGATTATAAGCTTGATTTAATTTTAGGTAAAGGGCCAATGGCCAGAACTCTTGAATTGAAGCTTCCTAGATTTACTTTAATAGGTGCAACCACTCGATTGGCTTTTCTTTCTTCCCCCCTACGCAGTAGGTTTGGGGCGACCTTTAAGCTTGATTTTTATAACATAGAAGAAATGGAAAGAATTATTAAAAGGTCTGCTAAAATACTTGAAATTGGAATTGACGATGATTCTATTAAAATTATTGCATCTAGATCCCGATTTACTCCTAGGGTAGCAAATAGACTTTTAAAAAGAGTGAGGGACTTCACTCAGATAGAAAATAAAGATAAAATAACTGAAGAGTTGACTGAAAAAGCTTTGAAAATGCTCGAGGTTGATGAATTAGGATTAGAACCGGGAGACAAGAAGATTTTAGAAGTATTGGTTGATAAGTTCAAAGGAGGTCCGGTGGGGCTACAAGCTCTCTCTGCAGCCTGTGGAGAAGAAGAAGAAACTATTCTCGATATATACGAACCATATCTTCTTCAAATGGGACTAATTGAACGAACATCAAGAGGAAGAATAGCTACATCAAAAACCTATCAACACTTGGCCTAA
- a CDS encoding transglycosylase domain-containing protein: MFKKYYKNIYKSSGSGKSSTKNIFKKLFQWFLLALLMGSVFSLAVFVYFAKDLPRPENFTERRFIEPTRIYDRTGQVILYTIFGEEKRDLVSIDQIPEHLQHAVIVTEDANFYSHIGVDFRGIARSFLENIRLRRVAQGGSTISQQLIRSTFLTGERTLERKVREVILTIELERRYSKEMILEFYLNQIPFGGNAYGVEAASQTFFNKSVSEITVPEAAILAALIRSPGRLSPYGNNIDALMIRKNYVIDRMVYKGYLSYEEGQEFKEEEIVFSPINRLLKAPHFTLEVVSYLMEKYGDEYLRTRGLKVYTTLDWNLQKKAEEIVKRRVALNTSFNSHNSSLVALNPNSGEILAMVGSANYFKDPYPAGCTPGENCLFEPYPNVTKRSRQPGSAFKPIVYASVFKNGHNDQTIIVDEPINIAGYAPRNYDGLFRGAVTIRQALAQSLNIPAVRATHRLTNVEEVLQTAGDLGITTLVHPASFYRLPLALGTGEVTLLELTSAYGVFAADGFHVPPTSIIKMTDSRGRTIEKRNVTPRRVLNSNVARSITSILSDNEARSPVFGSNSLLNIPGISVKTGTTQDYRDGWAIGYNNSIAVGVWSGNNDNTPMRNAPGAGIAVPIWKEFIEYATSF, from the coding sequence ATGTTCAAAAAATATTACAAAAATATATATAAAAGTAGTGGGAGCGGCAAGTCTAGCACTAAGAATATATTTAAGAAGCTTTTCCAATGGTTTTTATTGGCGCTACTTATGGGCTCCGTTTTTAGTTTAGCGGTGTTTGTTTATTTCGCAAAAGATTTACCGCGACCAGAAAATTTCACCGAAAGACGATTTATAGAGCCTACCAGAATATATGACAGAACTGGTCAAGTTATTTTATATACAATATTTGGAGAAGAAAAAAGAGACTTAGTTTCAATAGACCAAATCCCCGAGCATTTACAACATGCAGTGATAGTAACCGAGGATGCTAATTTCTATAGTCACATCGGAGTTGATTTTAGGGGCATTGCTCGTTCTTTTTTAGAGAATATAAGGCTCCGAAGAGTGGCCCAAGGCGGTTCAACAATATCACAGCAGCTAATCAGGTCAACCTTTCTTACCGGAGAAAGGACCCTTGAACGAAAAGTTCGAGAAGTTATTCTTACTATTGAGCTTGAAAGAAGATATTCAAAAGAAATGATTCTAGAATTTTACTTGAACCAAATTCCTTTTGGAGGAAACGCTTATGGTGTTGAAGCGGCTTCACAAACCTTCTTCAATAAGTCAGTCTCTGAGATAACTGTTCCTGAAGCAGCTATATTAGCAGCACTAATCAGAAGTCCTGGTAGACTATCCCCCTATGGCAATAATATAGACGCACTAATGATTCGAAAGAATTACGTTATTGATAGAATGGTTTATAAAGGATATCTCTCATATGAAGAGGGTCAAGAATTTAAGGAAGAAGAAATTGTTTTCTCTCCTATAAACAGACTATTAAAGGCTCCTCACTTTACATTAGAGGTTGTTAGCTACCTTATGGAAAAATATGGAGATGAGTACTTAAGAACTAGAGGGTTAAAAGTTTACACTACACTTGATTGGAACTTGCAAAAAAAAGCCGAAGAGATAGTAAAGAGAAGGGTCGCATTGAATACTTCTTTCAATTCCCATAATTCATCGTTGGTAGCACTAAACCCTAATAGTGGAGAAATTTTAGCAATGGTTGGTTCGGCTAATTATTTCAAGGATCCTTATCCAGCGGGGTGTACCCCAGGGGAAAATTGTCTCTTTGAACCATACCCAAATGTAACAAAACGTTCCAGACAACCAGGTTCGGCTTTTAAGCCAATTGTTTATGCTAGTGTCTTTAAAAATGGTCATAACGACCAAACAATAATTGTAGATGAACCAATCAATATCGCTGGCTATGCCCCAAGAAATTATGATGGTCTTTTCAGAGGAGCTGTTACTATTAGGCAAGCCCTTGCTCAATCTCTTAATATTCCGGCTGTTAGAGCAACCCACCGACTTACCAATGTAGAAGAGGTTCTTCAAACAGCAGGTGATCTTGGAATAACCACTCTAGTCCACCCTGCCTCTTTTTATAGATTGCCCCTAGCACTAGGGACTGGCGAGGTAACCCTCCTTGAATTAACTTCTGCTTATGGAGTTTTTGCGGCTGATGGATTCCATGTTCCTCCAACATCAATAATAAAAATGACCGATTCTAGAGGCAGAACAATAGAGAAAAGAAACGTAACTCCTCGTAGAGTTTTAAATTCTAATGTCGCTAGATCGATTACAAGTATCTTATCAGATAATGAAGCAAGGAGCCCTGTTTTTGGATCAAACTCTCTGTTAAATATACCCGGCATATCAGTAAAAACAGGAACCACTCAAGACTACAGGGATGGTTGGGCTATTGGATATAATAATTCTATTGCTGTTGGAGTTTGGTCTGGTAATAACGACAACACCCCGATGCGAAATGCACCTGGGGCGGGAATAGCTGTTCCTATTTGGAAAGAATTTATAGAATATGCCACTTCCTTCTAA
- the tyrS gene encoding tyrosine--tRNA ligase → MKNKDVKIKEAVSRAVEIVYPSSEKLTELLNKKKKIRLYCGYDPTSPYLHIGHLVTFLKLADFQTLGHEVIILIGDFTGMIGDPTDKKETRVKLTREQVLNNSKNYKRMASKVLDFEGPNPAKILYNSQWNDSLSFSEVIGLASNFTVQQMMARDMFQDRINRKKPIYLHEFLYPLVQGYDSVAIDVDLEIGGQDQIFNMLCGRDLMKNLKKKEKFVLGMKLLVTADGKKMGKTEGGAVSLEETPSNIYGTIMSWPDESIISGLEILTRISMEDVLEIKESITGGKINPMEAKSLLAKEIVTICYDSEKAEKAEKDFGKVFKKKELPSQIPTFKVKEKSLNILNLLLSSGLVSSKAEGKRLIEQGGVKIEKDVQLDWKQEIMTKKGMVIQVGKRKFAKID, encoded by the coding sequence ATGAAAAATAAAGATGTAAAAATCAAAGAGGCGGTATCAAGAGCCGTAGAAATAGTCTATCCTTCTTCAGAAAAACTTACAGAACTTCTTAATAAAAAGAAGAAAATTCGCCTTTATTGCGGTTATGACCCAACAAGCCCTTATTTACACATAGGACACTTGGTAACTTTTTTAAAACTAGCCGATTTTCAGACCCTAGGTCACGAGGTGATAATTCTTATCGGAGATTTTACTGGAATGATTGGTGATCCGACTGATAAGAAAGAAACTAGGGTTAAATTAACCAGGGAGCAGGTTCTTAATAACTCAAAAAACTATAAAAGAATGGCGAGTAAGGTTCTTGATTTTGAGGGGCCTAACCCGGCTAAAATTCTTTATAACAGCCAATGGAATGACTCGCTATCTTTCTCTGAGGTCATCGGATTAGCTTCTAATTTTACCGTGCAACAGATGATGGCAAGAGACATGTTTCAAGATAGAATAAACAGAAAAAAGCCGATATACTTGCATGAATTTCTTTATCCATTAGTTCAGGGATATGACAGCGTAGCCATAGACGTTGATTTAGAAATAGGAGGCCAAGACCAAATATTTAATATGCTTTGTGGTAGAGACTTAATGAAGAATCTAAAGAAAAAAGAAAAATTCGTTTTAGGAATGAAGCTGCTGGTCACCGCTGATGGTAAAAAAATGGGAAAGACGGAAGGAGGTGCAGTTTCACTAGAAGAAACTCCTAGTAATATATATGGCACGATAATGTCGTGGCCAGATGAATCAATAATTTCTGGGCTAGAAATATTAACTAGAATTTCCATGGAAGATGTTCTTGAAATTAAAGAAAGCATTACTGGCGGAAAGATCAATCCGATGGAGGCAAAATCTCTTTTGGCAAAAGAAATAGTAACTATTTGTTATGACTCTGAAAAGGCAGAGAAAGCAGAAAAAGATTTCGGCAAGGTTTTTAAAAAAAAGGAACTGCCATCTCAAATTCCAACATTTAAGGTAAAGGAAAAGTCTTTAAATATATTAAACCTTCTTTTGTCTTCCGGGTTAGTTTCCTCTAAGGCAGAGGGCAAAAGACTAATAGAGCAGGGAGGAGTTAAAATTGAAAAGGATGTTCAATTAGATTGGAAACAAGAAATAATGACTAAAAAAGGAATGGTAATTCAAGTTGGCAAAAGGAAGTTTGCTAAGATAGATTAA
- the dnaN gene encoding DNA polymerase III subunit beta — MKIKINQLKFKEGVGITERISSRSSSLPILKNIIIRAQKNIINISSTDLETGIQWWAIAKTEKEGEVVVPANILSGFINFLPDKNIELTTIKNDLIIECGSYKTQIKGFNSDDFPIIPEVAEKNSILINAKDLCKGLSQISDIPSFSTTRPEISGIFFNFKKDRLKLVATDSYRLGEKSLLLNKVIENDFSFILPQKAVKEIIGIFGEKDGDINIVLGASQVLFELTMKEIIHPQIKFTSRIIEGEYPNYEEIIPAKNSIQAILNRNDLLNQIKAASLFSGKVNEVVLRIDPDKKEVEVLSQSPDSGEYSSTLTGKITGKKESVSFNHRFLTDGLGNIKSSEIVFETNSGSEPGVFKPVGESDFLYIVMPIRAN; from the coding sequence ATGAAGATAAAAATAAATCAATTAAAATTTAAAGAAGGTGTTGGAATTACAGAAAGAATATCCTCAAGATCTTCTTCTCTTCCTATTTTAAAAAATATTATTATAAGAGCTCAGAAAAATATTATTAATATTTCTTCAACTGACCTAGAGACTGGTATTCAGTGGTGGGCTATAGCAAAAACCGAGAAAGAGGGAGAGGTTGTTGTTCCAGCTAATATTTTATCCGGGTTTATTAATTTCTTACCAGATAAAAATATTGAACTTACAACAATCAAGAATGATTTAATAATTGAATGTGGTAGTTATAAGACACAAATAAAAGGGTTTAATAGTGATGATTTTCCGATAATTCCAGAGGTTGCTGAAAAGAATTCAATATTAATTAATGCGAAAGATCTTTGTAAAGGGTTATCTCAAATTTCAGATATTCCTAGTTTTTCCACTACTCGTCCGGAAATATCAGGCATTTTTTTTAATTTTAAAAAAGACAGACTTAAATTAGTCGCAACTGATAGTTATAGGCTTGGAGAAAAGAGTTTATTATTAAACAAAGTAATTGAGAATGATTTTTCATTTATTCTTCCACAAAAAGCCGTTAAGGAAATCATTGGTATTTTTGGAGAAAAAGACGGAGATATAAATATTGTTTTAGGTGCAAGTCAGGTTTTGTTTGAATTGACTATGAAAGAAATTATTCACCCTCAAATAAAGTTTACCTCAAGAATTATTGAAGGAGAATATCCTAATTATGAAGAGATAATACCAGCCAAAAATAGTATACAGGCTATTTTAAATCGAAACGATCTCTTGAATCAAATAAAAGCTGCTAGTCTTTTTAGTGGTAAAGTGAACGAGGTGGTATTGAGAATAGATCCTGACAAAAAAGAGGTTGAGGTGTTAAGTCAGAGTCCTGATTCTGGGGAATATTCATCCACCCTTACAGGAAAAATTACTGGAAAAAAAGAGAGTGTTTCTTTCAACCACAGATTTTTAACTGATGGTCTTGGCAATATTAAAAGCTCTGAAATAGTTTTTGAAACCAATAGCGGATCTGAGCCTGGAGTTTTTAAGCCAGTCGGAGAATCAGACTTTCTCTATATTGTAATGCCGATAAGAGCCAATTAG
- a CDS encoding GspE/PulE family protein, with translation MDQAKKITKEISIPRSLFLDAKKEISSISSFSSFLEKFLSSNTSEILEVILASSIILDVSDIHIEPEEENAKLRVRLDGILHDVIEFDLKIHKGVLSRIKLLSGIKLNITGKSQDGRFSITFPVIERGGIDSGEDELIEIRSSSLPSEYGESVVMRLLNPKKLVEMEELGLRKDLGEIFAREVKRPNGMIIVTGPTGSGKTTTLYAILKKIRKPEIKIITIEDPVEYHLAGISQTEVRREKGYDFANGLRAIVRQDPDVILVGEVRDLETAQISLQAALTGHLVLTTLHTNDAAGTISRIQSLGEQAHNIAPAVNIIIAQRLVRKICMHCATLHTVTEEEYQKLRKSLGKLSEEIVSFSEDIKIPKIVGCTKCNDTGYKGRVGVFEALIIDAEMEKIILSSPPSSELKEIAITKGMITMYQDGLIKVIRGETTIDEVERVAFD, from the coding sequence ATGGATCAAGCAAAAAAAATAACTAAAGAAATCAGTATACCCAGAAGTCTTTTCTTAGATGCTAAGAAAGAAATATCTTCAATATCTTCATTTTCTTCATTTTTAGAAAAATTCCTATCCAGTAACACCTCTGAAATACTAGAAGTCATCTTAGCTTCTAGTATTATTTTAGATGTATCAGATATCCATATTGAGCCCGAAGAAGAAAATGCAAAGCTCAGAGTTAGGCTTGATGGAATACTTCACGACGTGATAGAATTTGACCTTAAAATTCACAAAGGAGTGTTATCACGAATAAAACTACTTTCAGGAATAAAGCTTAATATCACCGGAAAATCACAAGATGGAAGATTTTCAATTACATTTCCCGTAATAGAAAGGGGGGGAATAGATTCCGGAGAAGATGAATTGATTGAAATAAGATCGTCATCTCTTCCGTCAGAGTATGGAGAAAGTGTTGTTATGAGATTACTTAATCCAAAAAAATTAGTAGAAATGGAAGAATTGGGTTTACGAAAAGACTTGGGTGAAATTTTTGCACGAGAGGTTAAGAGGCCAAATGGCATGATTATTGTTACCGGACCAACTGGATCTGGTAAAACCACTACCCTTTATGCAATTCTTAAAAAAATAAGGAAGCCCGAGATAAAAATAATTACAATTGAAGACCCCGTTGAATATCATCTTGCAGGAATTTCTCAAACCGAAGTTCGTCGCGAAAAAGGATATGATTTCGCTAATGGACTTAGGGCTATAGTCAGGCAAGATCCCGATGTTATATTAGTCGGTGAGGTAAGAGATCTAGAAACCGCTCAAATATCTCTTCAAGCAGCCCTTACCGGACATCTAGTTTTAACAACCCTGCATACTAACGACGCAGCCGGTACTATTTCCAGAATTCAATCTCTTGGAGAGCAGGCTCATAATATCGCTCCGGCCGTAAATATTATTATCGCACAAAGACTGGTAAGAAAAATCTGTATGCACTGTGCTACTCTTCATACTGTCACTGAAGAAGAATATCAAAAACTAAGAAAGTCTCTTGGGAAACTTTCTGAAGAAATAGTATCTTTTTCTGAAGATATAAAGATTCCTAAAATAGTAGGTTGTACTAAATGTAACGACACTGGATACAAGGGAAGAGTGGGAGTATTTGAAGCACTCATTATTGATGCAGAAATGGAAAAAATAATATTATCATCGCCGCCATCATCTGAATTAAAAGAAATAGCTATCACCAAAGGGATGATAACTATGTATCAGGACGGACTTATTAAAGTGATTAGGGGAGAGACAACGATTGACGAGGTTGAGCGAGTAGCTTTCGATTAA
- a CDS encoding YebC/PmpR family DNA-binding transcriptional regulator: MAGHSHWKNTKHTREADAKKRASTFTKIGKAISLAAKEGGPSIDSNPSLRLIVEKAKKSNMPKENIERAIKRGSGELKEGLLEAFIFEAYGPSGVAIIVEGITDNKNRSLSDFKTIINRYNGKFAESGSVKWMFQKKGLITTSLVEDIDDLEVKLIVLGVDDYKIQDQEINIYTKPEELEKIKLELINQGLSIESSSFTWIPSIPVEIDKRNTKTCDKLFEELDDNDDVQEIYSNIK; encoded by the coding sequence ATGGCAGGACATAGTCATTGGAAGAATACAAAACACACAAGAGAGGCTGATGCAAAAAAAAGAGCCTCAACTTTTACTAAAATCGGCAAAGCAATATCTCTTGCGGCAAAAGAGGGTGGTCCTAGCATTGATTCTAATCCGTCACTAAGACTTATCGTTGAAAAAGCTAAAAAATCAAACATGCCCAAAGAGAATATAGAAAGAGCGATTAAAAGAGGTTCTGGCGAATTAAAAGAGGGCTTACTAGAGGCATTTATCTTTGAAGCTTACGGACCAAGTGGAGTTGCTATTATTGTTGAAGGAATTACTGATAATAAAAACAGAAGCCTTTCTGACTTTAAAACAATTATAAATAGATATAACGGTAAGTTTGCAGAGTCGGGGTCAGTCAAATGGATGTTTCAAAAAAAGGGCCTTATTACAACTAGTCTTGTAGAGGACATAGATGATTTAGAAGTTAAACTTATCGTGTTAGGAGTGGATGATTATAAAATCCAAGACCAGGAAATAAATATATATACAAAACCCGAAGAATTAGAGAAAATAAAATTGGAATTAATAAATCAAGGATTAAGCATAGAATCCTCATCTTTCACCTGGATCCCCTCAATTCCAGTTGAAATAGACAAAAGAAATACAAAAACTTGTGATAAACTTTTTGAAGAGCTTGACGATAACGATGATGTACAAGAAATATATTCAAATATAAAATGA
- the ruvC gene encoding crossover junction endodeoxyribonuclease RuvC, with translation MIIIGIDPGIATTGYGVIQSRERDSLDCIDYGIIKTSPGTLFPDRLKIINDDFISLIEKYNPNVIAVESIFFFKNAKTVIPVSQVKGIFMMVASQKNIPIHEFTPLQAKMATVGHGRAQKKQVQEMVKLLLNLDEIPKPDDAADALAIAICYASLNCK, from the coding sequence ATGATTATAATAGGAATAGATCCTGGAATAGCTACAACTGGATATGGAGTTATACAATCAAGAGAAAGAGATTCTCTTGATTGTATTGATTATGGAATAATTAAAACATCTCCGGGAACACTATTCCCAGACCGACTCAAAATAATAAATGATGATTTTATATCCCTAATAGAAAAATATAACCCGAATGTAATAGCAGTTGAAAGTATCTTTTTTTTTAAAAATGCTAAAACTGTGATACCCGTTAGTCAGGTGAAAGGAATATTTATGATGGTGGCCTCCCAAAAAAATATTCCTATTCATGAATTCACCCCTCTTCAAGCAAAAATGGCTACAGTAGGTCATGGGCGGGCACAAAAAAAACAGGTTCAAGAAATGGTTAAATTATTATTAAACCTAGACGAAATTCCTAAACCTGATGATGCAGCCGATGCCTTGGCTATTGCAATTTGCTATGCCTCTCTTAATTGTAAGTAA
- the dnaA gene encoding chromosomal replication initiator protein DnaA has product MTKDELWGAVLAQIQLNISQANFNTWFKDTEIISVNSSEVMVSVPNSFAKEWLENKYNKIIIKTINEVNGCKVKDVKYIVSNKETQATKKYTNTPVNSNQLEFMELNTDKETNLNPKYTFDNFVVGPFNELPHAAAQAVSQNPGTLYNPLFIYGGVGLGKTHLMQAVGNEIIKNFPNKKIRYVSVEKFTSEVVSSIRNRTMEEFKLKYRDVDVLIIDDVQFLSGKEKTQEEFFHTFNSLYEKNKQIIISSDRPPRSIQSLAERLRSRFEGGMITDVSQPDIETRLAILKTKAQEKNADFSDDVYNYIATNIQKNIRELEGALNKLIAHQKLGNQVVDLNKAESILKSAFRSSTKNTTPKKIIKAVAQFYDIKEKDMLDVSRKKEIVRPRQITMYLLRKELSCSFPFIGRKLGGKDHTTVIHSCDKIEKEIKNNETLKEEIELIKQFILSL; this is encoded by the coding sequence ATGACCAAAGACGAACTCTGGGGCGCAGTATTAGCTCAGATACAATTAAATATATCTCAAGCCAACTTTAATACATGGTTCAAGGATACAGAAATAATCTCAGTGAATAGCTCTGAGGTAATGGTTTCTGTGCCTAATTCATTTGCTAAAGAATGGCTAGAAAACAAGTATAATAAGATTATTATTAAAACTATAAACGAGGTGAATGGGTGCAAGGTAAAAGACGTGAAATATATTGTCAGTAATAAAGAAACCCAGGCCACTAAAAAATATACTAATACCCCTGTAAACTCCAACCAATTGGAGTTTATGGAATTAAATACAGATAAAGAAACTAATCTTAACCCGAAATATACTTTTGATAATTTTGTTGTGGGTCCTTTTAATGAATTACCACACGCTGCTGCGCAAGCAGTATCGCAAAATCCAGGCACACTATATAACCCATTATTTATATACGGAGGAGTCGGTCTTGGAAAAACTCATTTAATGCAAGCTGTAGGAAATGAAATAATTAAAAACTTCCCGAATAAAAAAATTAGATATGTATCGGTAGAAAAATTTACTTCTGAAGTTGTTTCCTCAATCCGGAACAGAACCATGGAAGAGTTTAAATTAAAATATAGAGATGTTGATGTGCTAATTATTGATGATGTCCAATTCCTTTCAGGTAAAGAAAAAACTCAAGAAGAATTCTTTCATACATTTAATAGTCTTTATGAAAAGAACAAACAAATAATAATATCCTCTGATCGACCCCCGAGATCAATTCAATCACTAGCGGAAAGACTAAGGTCTAGGTTTGAGGGAGGAATGATAACCGATGTAAGTCAACCAGACATTGAAACACGTCTAGCTATATTAAAAACTAAAGCCCAGGAAAAGAACGCCGATTTTTCAGATGATGTTTATAATTATATAGCAACTAATATCCAGAAAAACATAAGAGAATTAGAGGGTGCCTTAAATAAGCTTATCGCCCATCAAAAACTAGGAAATCAAGTTGTTGATTTAAATAAAGCCGAATCAATCCTTAAAAGTGCTTTCCGATCATCAACTAAAAATACAACCCCCAAGAAAATTATTAAGGCTGTTGCCCAATTCTATGATATAAAAGAAAAAGATATGTTAGATGTTTCTCGTAAAAAAGAAATTGTAAGACCGAGACAAATCACTATGTATCTTTTAAGAAAAGAACTAAGTTGTTCCTTCCCTTTTATAGGAAGAAAGCTCGGCGGAAAAGACCACACAACTGTTATCCATTCTTGTGATAAAATTGAAAAGGAAATAAAAAACAATGAAACATTGAAGGAGGAAATAGAGTTGATAAAACAGTTTATTTTAAGTTTATAA
- the tsaE gene encoding tRNA (adenosine(37)-N6)-threonylcarbamoyltransferase complex ATPase subunit type 1 TsaE, producing MKTLSASSLQTKKLGADLAKKVLAKKVTKAVIIGLKGDLGGGKTTFAQGFIKELGIKEKALSPTFVIFRRFEISNNDNFKNFYHFDVYRIKDPKELISLGFSDIINDPQNIVLIEWVDVVKELVPEKSIVVSFEFIDKNKREIILGSVDDIL from the coding sequence ATGAAAACGTTAAGTGCGTCATCATTACAAACGAAGAAGCTGGGAGCTGATTTGGCCAAAAAAGTTTTAGCTAAAAAAGTTACTAAGGCGGTTATTATTGGACTAAAGGGGGATCTTGGAGGAGGGAAAACAACCTTTGCACAGGGCTTTATTAAAGAGCTTGGCATAAAAGAAAAAGCTCTTAGCCCCACTTTTGTTATTTTTAGAAGATTTGAAATATCAAATAATGATAATTTTAAGAACTTTTATCATTTCGATGTTTATAGAATAAAAGACCCCAAAGAATTAATATCTCTTGGGTTTAGTGATATTATTAATGATCCTCAAAACATTGTATTAATCGAGTGGGTGGATGTGGTCAAGGAACTTGTGCCTGAAAAATCCATAGTTGTAAGCTTTGAATTTATTGATAAAAATAAAAGAGAAATAATACTCGGAAGCGTTGATGATATTTTGTAA